The genomic region GACTCCTTTGTAATATTTTGGTTAATAAGCAATTTTCCTGCCAATGATTTCGGTCCTCAACTTATGCATTTCGAGTTAACAGATTGAAGGAAAGAAAAACAGGTCATTGAAAAAGGCATGGAATCATCGTATATTCGTGGTGACTAAACCATACGAAAGGATGATTCCATGCCTACCACGAATATATCACAAATTCTCCCGGATGTCATTAAACATGTTCACTTTGCCCGTAAAGAACAGAAGAGATTCGTTCTCAGTTATTCCTTTGCCTTGTTCATGGCAAACTACAAGAACACCAAAAGGCTCGCTAAGTTATGCGGTTGCTCTCAATCTTCTGTTTCGAGATTTCTGAATACTGATTCTATTTCCACCAGAGCTTTATCTTACTCAAGAGTTGAATATATCTCGGCTTTCATGGCGAAGAATGCTTTGACTCCTAAATACATCATTCTGGATGAAACGGTAATAAAGAGACGTGGAAATAGAATTGAGTATCTTGGCAAGTTTTACTCTACAACAGAGAGGAGAATCGTGACGGGAATCTCGCTGCTCTCATCCATAGTATGGATAAATCGAAAACTCTATTTCCCTTTGTTCTCCTCTTTGAGAACAAAAGAGAATCTGACAAAACAGTTCGTTGAATTGCTCAAAAGGATCCCGTTCAGAAACACTATCTTACTCATGGATGGTGGCATACTCTGTTCCGAGTTGTTCTTTGAAGCTGTTAAATCAGGATACACAGTGATCGGTAGGTTAAATCCCGTTATGGATGTTATCTTCAATGGTGTAAAGCTACCTCTTGCATCATTGAGAAAACAAACAAAAGGAACAACTTCTGTTGTGGTAACTATCCCAAAATACAACAATGCGAAAGTCAAGCTTGTTTTTCACAACACGCCACAGGAGGACAGAGTGATTCTTTGCAGTGATATCTCCATGACTGAGCAAGAGATACTCGAGCATTATTCAAAGAGAAACTACATCGAGACCTATTTCAAGGAAGTAAAGCAGAACTTTGGACTAAAACCACAGGTCTTTTCGGCAAAGAGTACAGAAAGGCATGTTGAATTAGTACAGCTTGCTTTCACCGTATGGATATTAGCGAGATTCTATCGTTCTGTCAAAGACCAAATAGGATTGAGGGATTTTCTCGAGAAACTCAGGCTAGACTA from Deltaproteobacteria bacterium harbors:
- a CDS encoding transposase, whose protein sequence is MPTTNISQILPDVIKHVHFARKEQKRFVLSYSFALFMANYKNTKRLAKLCGCSQSSVSRFLNTDSISTRALSYSRVEYISAFMAKNALTPKYIILDETVIKRRGNRIEYLGKFYSTTERRIVTGISLLSSIVWINRKLYFPLFSSLRTKENLTKQFVELLKRIPFRNTILLMDGGILCSELFFEAVKSGYTVIGRLNPVMDVIFNGVKLPLASLRKQTKGTTSVVVTIPKYNNAKVKLVFHNTPQEDRVILCSDISMTEQEILEHYSKRNYIETYFKEVKQNFGLKPQVFSAKSTERHVELVQLAFTVWILARFYRSVKDQIGLRDFLEKLRLDYYLWLAPKMIETGYQAIPHPFEFLVNSKCIT